One Streptomyces drozdowiczii DNA segment encodes these proteins:
- a CDS encoding RDD family protein: MSFGDPNPNNPYGQQPGQPQQPGYGYPQAPQGVPQQGYGYPTAPPVPGGDYGQQPGYGARPPLSGWWRRVGAYLIDVICIGLPYGILMAIGGGVGGGAGAAIMFLGIAVGIGGALFKLYKEGTTGQFIGKKALGISLLREADGRPLGFGMAFVRTIAHFLDSIACYIGWLWPLWDDKNQTFADKVCSSVVVRVG, from the coding sequence ATGAGCTTCGGCGACCCGAACCCGAACAACCCCTACGGGCAGCAGCCCGGTCAGCCGCAGCAGCCGGGCTACGGCTACCCGCAGGCCCCGCAGGGCGTGCCGCAGCAGGGCTACGGCTACCCGACCGCCCCGCCGGTGCCGGGCGGCGACTACGGCCAGCAGCCCGGTTACGGTGCCCGCCCGCCGCTGTCCGGCTGGTGGCGGCGCGTCGGCGCGTACTTGATCGACGTCATCTGCATCGGCCTCCCCTACGGGATCCTCATGGCCATCGGCGGCGGCGTGGGCGGCGGCGCGGGCGCCGCGATCATGTTCCTCGGCATCGCCGTCGGCATCGGCGGCGCCCTCTTCAAGCTGTACAAGGAGGGCACGACGGGCCAGTTCATCGGCAAGAAGGCCCTCGGCATCAGCCTGCTGCGCGAGGCGGACGGCCGGCCGCTCGGCTTCGGCATGGCCTTCGTCCGCACGATCGCGCACTTCCTGGACAGCATCGCCTGCTACATCGGCTGGCTGTGGCCGCTCTGGGACGACAAGAACCAGACGTTCGCGGACAAGGTCTGCTCCAGCGTCGTGGTGCGCGTCGGCTGA
- a CDS encoding bifunctional methylenetetrahydrofolate dehydrogenase/methenyltetrahydrofolate cyclohydrolase, with translation MTAQILDGKATAAAIKSDLTARVAALKARGVTPGLGTLLVGDDPGSRWYVNGKHKDCAQVGIGSIQRELPDTATQEEIEAVVRELNADPACTGYIVQLPLPKGIDTNRVLELMDPAKDADGLHPMNLGRLVLNETGPLPCTPQGVVQLLRHHGVEINGAHVVVVGRGVTIGRSIPLLLTRKSENATVTQCHTGTRDLAAHLKQADIIVAAAGVPHIVKPEHVKPGAAVLDVGVSRDENGKIVGDVHPGVAEVAAWISPNPGGVGPMTRAQLLVNVVEAAERDAAAVSAG, from the coding sequence ATGACTGCCCAGATTCTCGATGGCAAGGCCACCGCAGCCGCGATCAAGTCCGATCTGACCGCCCGCGTGGCGGCCCTCAAGGCCCGGGGCGTCACGCCCGGCCTGGGAACCCTGCTGGTCGGGGACGACCCGGGCAGCAGGTGGTACGTGAACGGCAAGCACAAGGACTGCGCGCAGGTCGGCATCGGCTCCATCCAGCGCGAACTGCCGGACACCGCCACCCAGGAGGAGATCGAGGCCGTCGTCCGCGAGCTCAACGCCGACCCCGCCTGCACGGGTTACATCGTGCAGCTTCCCCTCCCCAAGGGGATCGACACCAACCGCGTCCTGGAACTGATGGATCCGGCCAAGGACGCCGACGGCCTGCACCCCATGAACCTCGGCCGCCTGGTGCTCAACGAGACCGGCCCGCTGCCCTGCACCCCGCAGGGCGTCGTCCAGCTCCTGCGCCACCACGGCGTCGAGATCAACGGCGCCCACGTCGTGGTCGTCGGACGCGGTGTCACCATCGGGCGGTCCATCCCGCTGCTGCTCACCCGCAAGTCGGAGAACGCCACGGTGACCCAGTGCCACACCGGCACCCGGGACCTGGCCGCCCACCTGAAGCAGGCCGACATCATCGTCGCCGCCGCGGGCGTGCCGCACATCGTCAAGCCCGAGCACGTCAAGCCGGGCGCGGCCGTCCTGGACGTCGGCGTCAGCCGCGACGAGAACGGCAAGATCGTCGGCGACGTCCACCCGGGCGTGGCCGAGGTCGCCGCCTGGATCTCGCCGAACCCGGGCGGTGTCGGCCCGATGACCCGCGCCCAGCTGCTCGTCAACGTGGTCGAGGCCGCCGAGCGCGACGCGGCTGCCGTCTCCGCCGGCTGA